The DNA region GCTTTTTGTTTGCAACACATGGCTTTGCTCACCCTTGCATGGGCCCTTTGTGGAGCGAGTCAGGCCCGGGGCGCTGAAAGTGCTATCGAGGGCTGCTTCAACCTGAGCAATGATCAGGTCGTGGCGTGCATCGAGCCGCTTCATCAACGCTCGGAAGATGAACTCGATGCGACGGTGCAAGGTATTCGCGCGCGTTTGAAGGTGGACCTTCAACTCTTTGATGCGGCCCAACGTGCCTGGCTGGAGTTCCGTAGCCGCGAATGTGCCGTTCAGTCAGTTACGGCACGGGGTTATCGCGACCCGGAGAGGCAGAAGGCACTGTTCCTCGAGGCTTGCCAGGTTGAGTTGAATAATGCGCGTATCCAGGGGCTCGAGCGGCTCCAGTTGTACTGTGATAACTGCCTGCACTAGGTCGAGCCCAGTATTCACGCTCGGTTCTTCAGGAAGTGGAAAGCATGTTCTGCAAGGCCGGCTGTAGCCAGCGCTGTACCTGCAATCAGGATGGAGTGTCGCGGCCTCGAACTGCGGCGAGGTTACTGACCGAGGAGGATGAGACGGGAGTGGGTACGAGCGATGCTCGGCGGTTGTGCTGATTCATTGCCGGCTCGGGGTTGAAAACGCTATACAGCGGCCCTGATTTCCTTCTGCACTCGAACCCTCGAACAAGGATGTTCCATGCGTTTTACGCCGTTGCTTTGCCTTCCCCTGATGCTTTTGCTCGGCGCCGCACAGGCCGCCGAGGAGCCTGCAGGCCCCTCGCCCGTCAGGCCCTGGTTCACCCCGGTACTGGTCGAAGGCAAGGGTGCGCTCTGCGATGAGGCCATCAAGGCCGCCAAGGCTCATTTCCTGTCGCCGAAGCGCTGGGCGTCGTTCGAGCTGCCTGGGGCGGAGCAGGTGCAGCCTTGGGGCGATGATCTTGTCGACGCGAAGGGGCCGATCCACGTCCAGGTGTATACCCATG from Pseudomonas tohonis includes:
- a CDS encoding lysozyme inhibitor LprI family protein gives rise to the protein MALLTLAWALCGASQARGAESAIEGCFNLSNDQVVACIEPLHQRSEDELDATVQGIRARLKVDLQLFDAAQRAWLEFRSRECAVQSVTARGYRDPERQKALFLEACQVELNNARIQGLERLQLYCDNCLH